The Psychroflexus sp. ALD_RP9 region TCGATTTAACAAACAATGGCTTGAAAATGATTCTTGATATTGCCGTTCCTGATACTATTGCAACACATTTTCCGGAAATTATTCATCCTTTTTTAAAGCGTAATAATTTATCGATTGAATTAATAGAACATCTCATATTTCATCCTGGCGGAAAGAAAATTATTCTAACTGTCGAAGATTTATTTAAAGATTTGGGCAAGAACATTAATGCAACAAAATCGGTGCTTAAAAATTACGGTAACATGAGTAGTGCTACTGTTTTATTTGTTTTAGCGCAAATCATGCAAGATTCGCCAAAAAAAGATGATTACGGCTTAATGTTAAGCTTTGGACCAGGATTTACAGCACAACGACTTTTATTAAAATTTTAATATGAAACCAACAGCGTTAATTATTGGCGGTAGCCAAGGTTTGGGGTATGCAAGTGCTAAAGAATTAGCTCTACGTGGATTTAATTTGATTATTATACATCGAGATTCTAGAGCTTTAAATGAAGAAATCACTGAAAAGTTTGATGATTTACGCTCACTTTCAGTTGAAGTAACTAGCCATAATTTTGATGCTACACGCACCGATAAAATAGATACATTCATAAATCAAATTCAGCCAGATTTGCAATTCGATTTAGTCTTACATTCAATTGCAAAAGGTAATTTAAAAAATGTTGTTGGCGAAGATGCACTTACTACAAATGATTTCCAGACAACCTTGCAATCTATGGCTATCAGTTTTTATAGCTGGGCAAATCGACTTGTACATCATCAAAAAATGAAAAATCCAAGTCAATTTATAGCCTTCACTAGTGAAGGAAACTCTAAAGTTATTCCACAATATGGCGCTGTTTCAGCAGCAAAAACGGCTTTAGAAAGCATCATGAAACAACTTGCCGTAGAACTTGCACCAAAAGGTATCAGAGCTAATTGTATTCAAGCAGGTTTGGTTGACACAAAAGCTTTGCAGCATTTCCCAGCATACAAGCAACTTAAGTCTTACACCATAAAACGTAATCCTTATAAACGCCTAACAACAACAGAAGATGTCGCAAATGTGGTTGGTTTGTTAAGTGATTCAGCTGCACGCTGGATAAACGGTAGCATTATAAAAGTTGATGGTGGTGAAAGTTTAGTTTAAATTAAAATGTATGCAGAAGTATCAATCTATTTTAGATCAATTACCCTACCAACATCCCTTTTTGTTTGTTGATGAAATTATTGAGGTTGATTTAAACTCAATAAAAGGTTCTTACTTTTTTCATCGTCAACACCAATTTTACAAAGGTCACTTTAAAGACTTTCCTATTACACCAGGTGTTATTTTAACTGAATGTGCAGCACAAATAGGCTTGGTCTGTTTTGGGATTTTTCTTTTAAAAACAGAAGGTAAATCAACTAAAAATTTGAACTGCGTAATGACTTCAACTGAAATTGAATTTTTAAAACCTGTTTTTCCTAATGAAACTGTTAGAGTAGAAGCTGAAAAAGAATACTTTAGATTTAACAAATTAAAATCTTCCGTAAAATTATATAATACGGTTGGTGAACTTGTTTTAAAGGGCGAAATTAGTGGAATGATTTCAACTGAAACACATGAATAATCGCGTTGTTATAACAGGTTTAGGTGTTGTAGCACCGAATGCAATTGGCAAAAAAAGTTTTTTACAAGCATTAAAAAATCAAATCAATGGTATTACTTTTCATCAAGACTTAGCCAATAAATCTTTTAGTTGTCAAGTTGCTGGAACGCCACAAGTTAATAGCAATCTATTAAACCATTACTTCACGGCCTTAGAACAAAAAGGATTATTGGCAAGTGGACTTATTTATGGTGGAATTGCCGGACAAGAAGCGTGGCTTGATGCTGGTTTAGAAATTAATAAATCTACAGATTATGATACAGGCGTTATTTTTGGCACAGGAATTTTAGGTGTTGAAAAGTTAAAAGAAGCTTTTAATCAAATTGAAAATCAAAAGGTTAGAAGGCTTGGCAGCACGAGTGTTTTACAAACCATGGCAAGTGGTGTTTCTGCATTTTTAGGCGGTAAATTAGGTTGTGGAAATTGGGTAACATCTAACTCATCGGCATGTACAACAGGTACTGAAGCCTTTTTGATGGGGTACGAACATCTTAAGCTCAATAAAGCTAAACGAATGCTTGTTGGCAGTAGTAGTGACTCTGGCGCTTTAGTTTGGGGTGGATTTGAAGCTTTGAGAATTTTACCTTATCAGTTTAATCAACATCCAGAAGAAGCCTCAAGACCAATGAGTAAAAACGCACAAGGTTTTGTGCCAAGTAGTGGCGCTGGTGCTTTAGTTTTAGAAACCTTAGACTCAGCTCTAGAAAGACAAGCGCCAATTTATGCAGAGGTTTGTGGAGGTGCTATTAATTCTGGCGGTCAGCGTCAAGGTGGTAGCATGACAGCACCAAACTCTGAAGCTGTTCAAAAATGTATTTTGCAATCGTTAAGTAACGCTAAAGTTAATGCTGCTGAAATTGACACAATAAATGGTCATTTAACAGGTACGGCAATGGATGCTGTTGAAATTAATAATTGGCATTCAGCTCTAAATTTAAATGACGAAAAATTTCCATTAATAAACTCATTAAAAAGTCATATTGGCCACGCATTAGCAGCTGCAGGAAGTTTAGAGTTGGTAGCTTCAGTTTTGCAAGTTAAGCATCAATTTGTGTTTGGAAACCGAAATTTACAACCTATTCATCCAGACATACTAAACCAAATTTCAAAAAAATCGATTCCTAATCAATCTCAATCTACTTCAATTAAATACCTTATAAAAGCAAGTTTTGGTTTTGGAGATGTTAATGCGTGTACTGTTTTAAAACAATTTAAAAATGAATAAAATAAAACGAAAATATTGGACGTTTGGAGCCTTAGGCACATTATTACTAGGTTTTGGTCTTTGCGCTTTATTAGAAAGTGCCTTTTTAAAGCACAATCCTGAAATACCAACTTGGCAATGGATTGTTGCTGGGACTTTATCATTAATCATTATTATGGCTGGAATAAATTTTTTATTTGCTAGTTTCGAAAATAAATTAAAACTTAATAGGAATGACTAAAGATAACATTATTCAAAAATTAAAGCATATTGTCGAGCCTTATGTAAATCATACTGAAAATTTTAAAAACTTATCTGAAACATCAGACTTTATAAAGGATTTAGAAATTAATTCGGCTAATTTAGTAGATGTTATTCTAGATATTGAAGATGAATTTAACATCAGAATCGAGAATGATGATATGGAACAAATGCTTAATGTTGAAAAAAGCGTTGAAGTTATTCAACAAAAGTTGAAGTAATTATGCTCGGCAACGATATTGTAGATTTAACAGAAGCCAAAAAACAATCGAATATTTTTAGATCGCGTTATTTTGATAAAACACTAACAGCTTCAGAACAATACATCGTTCAACAGTCCGTAAATCCAGAATTGTGTTTTTGGACAATTTGGACTTGTAAAGAAGCAGTTTATAAGTCTGCCCAACGTGAATTTTGTTTTAAAGCTTTTTATAATCCACTTCAATTTCAAACGCATTTTTTAACAGAAGATAAAGCTAAGATTTGTTTCAATAAAAAAGTATATGACATTGATATAAAGTTAAATAGTAATTTTATATATAGTTATACTTCAAATAATTTTAAAACTGATTATCATATTCAACCAACACAATCTTTAACCTTAAAAAAAATCTCAAATAATTTTAATCAACCTGTTTCATTAAAAAAAAATGAGATTGGTTTACCTTATTTAGAATTCTATTCTCATCAAAAAATTTGTTCTGTAACACATCATGGCTCATTTTTTGCGCTTCAATATATGTGTTAAAATTAAATTTATTAGGCTCAT contains the following coding sequences:
- a CDS encoding SDR family oxidoreductase, producing MKPTALIIGGSQGLGYASAKELALRGFNLIIIHRDSRALNEEITEKFDDLRSLSVEVTSHNFDATRTDKIDTFINQIQPDLQFDLVLHSIAKGNLKNVVGEDALTTNDFQTTLQSMAISFYSWANRLVHHQKMKNPSQFIAFTSEGNSKVIPQYGAVSAAKTALESIMKQLAVELAPKGIRANCIQAGLVDTKALQHFPAYKQLKSYTIKRNPYKRLTTTEDVANVVGLLSDSAARWINGSIIKVDGGESLV
- a CDS encoding 3-hydroxyacyl-ACP dehydratase FabZ family protein; this translates as MQKYQSILDQLPYQHPFLFVDEIIEVDLNSIKGSYFFHRQHQFYKGHFKDFPITPGVILTECAAQIGLVCFGIFLLKTEGKSTKNLNCVMTSTEIEFLKPVFPNETVRVEAEKEYFRFNKLKSSVKLYNTVGELVLKGEISGMISTETHE
- a CDS encoding beta-ketoacyl-[acyl-carrier-protein] synthase family protein yields the protein MNNRVVITGLGVVAPNAIGKKSFLQALKNQINGITFHQDLANKSFSCQVAGTPQVNSNLLNHYFTALEQKGLLASGLIYGGIAGQEAWLDAGLEINKSTDYDTGVIFGTGILGVEKLKEAFNQIENQKVRRLGSTSVLQTMASGVSAFLGGKLGCGNWVTSNSSACTTGTEAFLMGYEHLKLNKAKRMLVGSSSDSGALVWGGFEALRILPYQFNQHPEEASRPMSKNAQGFVPSSGAGALVLETLDSALERQAPIYAEVCGGAINSGGQRQGGSMTAPNSEAVQKCILQSLSNAKVNAAEIDTINGHLTGTAMDAVEINNWHSALNLNDEKFPLINSLKSHIGHALAAAGSLELVASVLQVKHQFVFGNRNLQPIHPDILNQISKKSIPNQSQSTSIKYLIKASFGFGDVNACTVLKQFKNE
- a CDS encoding acyl carrier protein, encoding MTKDNIIQKLKHIVEPYVNHTENFKNLSETSDFIKDLEINSANLVDVILDIEDEFNIRIENDDMEQMLNVEKSVEVIQQKLK
- a CDS encoding 4'-phosphopantetheinyl transferase superfamily protein, whose product is MLGNDIVDLTEAKKQSNIFRSRYFDKTLTASEQYIVQQSVNPELCFWTIWTCKEAVYKSAQREFCFKAFYNPLQFQTHFLTEDKAKICFNKKVYDIDIKLNSNFIYSYTSNNFKTDYHIQPTQSLTLKKISNNFNQPVSLKKNEIGLPYLEFYSHQKICSVTHHGSFFALQYMC